CCTGCCGAGGCACCAGAAATCCTAACAGCCATTAAACTGTCTGCAAGGGCTCCATGAACGGTCCAAAGGGCTCCCCAACCCCATAGCTTTAAAAAGCTGCTGACGGAAAAACAACAGGCCAAATGCATCCAGGGAGTAACCCTTCTGAGCCAGGGACTCACCCAGGGACCAACCGAGCCCCTTCTCTTTGGAAGCAATTTCTGGACAGGCATCAGAGGTTTCCCAGTCTCTCCCTCTTTATTACATGCAAAGATTTACTCGCAAAGAGCTGCTTTGGTTTCTCGAAGCCAAAGGCGGCCGTGCTGCCTATTCCCCCACCTGAAAAAGCCATCCCTTCCTCCTGACCTCATCCCAACCGTTGCCACAACAACCCACGGTGACGTCACCGGCGGAGGATTAGGGCTTCaggtggggaaggagcagcagaagtaGCCGAAATGCTCAAACCACAGAAGGAGCTCGGCGAGAGCCAGAAAGGAAATGAAGGGAGACGGGGGGAGAAGGAAAACTCAGCAACAGCCCAGCACCGAGACAGGGGATGGCTTCCAGATTGCAGGTCTGGTTGGTCCCACGCCAGGGATGCCACGGAGCCGTGCGGGGATACCTTGGGCCCAGAGAGCCCAAGGTTtggggtggagcaggggaagcccCTCGAACCATCTCCCACTCCTCTTGCTGCCTCTCCACTGCTCTTCTGCTCCGGTATCCAGGGAAGGGCTGCCTTGCTCGGGTGAGCATCTCGTTCCAGAGGTGCCGAGGGCTGGCTTGGCTTATGCTCGTTCCTTCTTGCTTCAGGATCAAGCCcatcttctgttttattaaaggGTTTTTCCCTCCCCAAGAAAACTTCTTGTAGAAAATTTTCTCGGACTTGAGAAACAACTTGCCAACGGCATTGGTGAGGGGGACTGGAGACATGTCTATACAGCAGTACCTAAAGGATGGTGCTGGGGAAGTCACGGCTCTCTTTATGCAGATCTCCGTTTTCAGACAAGTCCAGCCTGCCAATAAAACAACAGAACCAAACCCAGCCCTAAGACCTTTTGCATGGAGCAGCTCAGGAGGATGCAGCTGCATCTTCGGAGAGCGCGGTACCCAGGGTTCAGCCTCCTGGCACTGTGTATCGGAGGGTTTCAATTCTGTCCGAGCCGGCCCCATGCTCATCACCCCTGCTcgcacagcccctgcctgcagcccctctgctcttctccagcttcttccaggggctctccctttccccagcttttaCTGGCACTTTAAGCAAGCTGGTTTGTCAGAGGAGCTGAGCGCAGGGcctgcagaaaacagcagccgCTCAGCACCTCTGCCTGCCCGCCGGTTTGCTTTTAACCCTCCTGGGTTTCCCAAAGCCAGCTCAAAGAGGGAGATAGCGCAGCGGCCCTGGAGAGGGGATGCCGGCAGCAAGCCGAGAGCACAAGCGGGAGATGCTCTTGCTTGCGGAGGGGCATCAACCCCGGTACAACTCGAgcatcttaaatgtcttttccaagcGAAATGATTCCAGGAGCTCTCGGGGCCCGGCAAACCCCAGCATCAGCTACTGGGGGAGAGCTACGTTTTGCACAGGGATGGTTCCTACACCCCGAAGCCATGAGCAGCTCGGCCGGGTTCGCTCCGTTCCCTACCAACGAGTGCCGGGCCCCGGGAGCCGCCGGCGGGGGCAAGCCGGGGATGCTCACCCCCTCGGCCGGGCCGGCTCCCCCGCCGGAGCCCCGCGTTCTCCGGTAAGGGTCTGGCTCTCTCTTGTGGCTGCTCAGCCCCGGTGCAGCCTCGCTGCTCCCTCCCCGAACCCTGCGGGAACCCGCGGAGGAGACGCGAGTCGGTCTCGGGTGTCTGGTCCACGCAGGACACGCCTCCGGCTGGCCCACGGAACCGCTCCGGTTCGCAtcctccttccttctgcccccccccccccccaaaaaaaaaatcacaacattgCGTGGGGCAGCGGGGAAAAAGCGCCCCGGGCAGCGGGAGACCAGCGGTGCCACTGAGAGAGCACGTcacgggaggggagggggggccaGAGGCGAGGACCCCCCCCTCGGGGGGGTGcagcaccccaaatcccccccggTACGATGGCAAAGGGGCTGCGCCAGTGGCGACCTGCCGCCCGGTCCCCATCCCACTGCTCTGTCCATCCGCGCAGGCAGAGCCCGGCCACAGCTCGTCACACCCACCGCAGCCCCAGCCAGCACTCCCTCCCTTTTATATCCCACTCGGAGCCTTGACaccgacttttttttttttttttttttttccatgggtgGCTCACAGACTGTAATTAAGAGCCCTTCTCTCCCGCCTGCCCCAGCTCCCgtctccagcagctgctgtttaAGCAAAGGAAACCCCCTTTCGTCCTCTCTCtcctttataattttttttttttcccctcccttctgaACATAAAGGGATGACAGTGCTCCAAGCCAGGGTCTTTTGCATTTCTGAGTTGGTTCTGTTAATTGGAAGGAGGGTTAAGAATCTGCAAGGTCGTTTCAATCTACATCTGACCTTCAGAGTAATCCTCTATGCCAACACCAGAGCATGTCATTAAAATGAGGCCCTCTACCATATCCCGGCATCCCTTTATTCTCTCCTTGTGCACATTAATTGCTCATAAGTTGATTTGATCTCCCTATTCTGCAAGAAGTAAATTGCCCTCTTATTTCGccattttcatcctgttttcttAATTAGGCCCTTAAAAATCTCTAGGGCCTCAGCCGGGCCGCAGGCCTCATCCTGGGAATAAATTTTGATCTCAGCCTGATAAAGAGTGAGCAAACCCAGAGATTGAACAATGTcattctcccccctccctccctccacgcTATTCTCTTGACATGAAAAGGCTATCAGTTTTTCTCTGTGTTAATATAGGAAATAATTCACACTTCAGGCGTTGTTCTCTATTTAGTGTTCACACTCCCCAGATAAATCAAAtcagggattttttatttttttttttttaagtgtctgaaaCTACTtactctttctcttccccccagcctcctcgtactcttttttcccctccttcttcttttAATAAAGTTTCCAAGATTAGCCCCTGTGATTTTCCATCCTGGGAAGTCTATTTTAaggtggattttctttttatttttttcttgtgtgtgtgtttaacacCATCAcagaggggagcggggggcagcGGGAACCCGGCACGTGGCTCCGCACGCAGAAGAGCGCACGCAGGGTCTGCAAACGTGGCGTGTGACGAGTTTTGCCAGGCGCGGgctcagccccctgcccagcccagcaggagACTTTACAAgcgtattttttcccctttgcttgtgctgggcaggagggtgcccagcctgcagcaggtTTGCAAACAGGAGGTGGGAATACCTTGCTCCGAAGGCTGCCTGTCCAGACCCCCAGAGAGGTTCTGCACCACCCAGGGGTGATGCtaagccagccccagcagcaaggAGGGGACAGCGAAGCCCCCCACTCTGCCCACGCCTGCTCCATGGACCACCCGACAGGTAAAAAACACACCTGAGCTCCCAGGACGGCTCCACCATCGCTCTCACCCAGCACAGACCAGGATGGCCACCACAAACCTGCCCCCGTGCTCAGCCCCAGAGACACAactccttccagctctgctctctggGGCCTTGTGACTATTATTAATTAAGGGGCCAAGGCTGGTTCCAATTAAGCAATCAGCAGCTGGGTCAGCACCTCACAAGTCCCAGCTGTGCtcagcaccaggagctgtggaCCTCCCCGAAGCTCTGGAGggaccccaaaaaccccaaaccagcccaGGACTGGCTGAATGAAAGGAACAGCAGTGCTTCCCCCTTCTAACCAAGCCAGgctttcctgcaaaaaaaaaccctagcccCCAAGCAGCCCCCCAAATCCAGGGCGGCTCCCCTGCAAGACGGGGATGCTACTGCAGCCTGAGCTTCAGGCACAGCCGTGGCGTCACTGGGGGAAAGCGGCTTCGGGTGCTTCGAGCTCCACAACCCTCCCTCCTCCGTGACAAGAAGAAAACAGCCCACACTGCAATGCTCCGGGATgttgtaaataaatatattttaatgattCTTCTTCCATTCCAGTTCAttcttttatacatttatttataaaacagtaGTAAAATTTTTTAATCAGAgcacagtgcattaaaaaaagaaaagaaaaataaaacaaacaaaaactccagaagattaaaaaaaataataataatccacAACTGTTTACTCATGGCCAGGGGAGACGCCACGTCTCGTGCTGAGCAGCAGACAGTTCTGTGCCCGGAGCAGGGCGCAGAGCGGTCGCAcgccccagccagccccacacgTGCCGTGTACCACCAGCGAGAGCCCAGCAGAACCACCCTACAGCCACGATAATCCCAAGCGACCAGGCATTTCGCATGCCCGCCCCGAAGCGCCCGCGCAGACCCTCTGGTGTCCACAGATCACCCACGTCTATAGGTACTCGGCACAGCGTACGGGGTGCCGCTGCCCTGCCAGGGGGGATTATTCTCTTTACAGGCACTAACGGCAGCGCACGAAGGATGCCAAGGCCTCCCGTGAACATGCAGGGTGAAACAGCCCCAAACCCACCAGCACACAGCCCGGAGCCCCTCGCCCGGAGCCCCTCGCCCAGCGCCCCGATGTCCCCTCCgctcccttccctgcacccctgcaGGGCAGCGGCCagaccctgctctgccccagcgctCCGGGACATCTCCGACACGtcctccttccccctttccccctctcctccccaccttctGCACTTCCCCACACCCTCACGTCCAACAGGCACCTCTCCAGGGGGGCACCGGGGCTGTCCCCCACCTCGCAATCCCAAATCCAGCCACGAAGGAGCAAGTTTGTCCCTCCTTGGCTGGGCTTTCCCCTCGCGGTCCCAACTCCACGACATCCCCCATCCTTGGTCCAGGACGGGGTGCACCCAGTGACCCCCATCCCTGCATGGGCTCCCAGCCACGGCTCCCACAGCCCGGGGGGGTGATGCTGTGCCATAGGGCAGGATTGCAAAGGGGTCTCCTCTCCCcagccttccctccctctccctgaaaAAATTCATGCGGTATTTTCCCTGTGAAcagcttctctcttccctgctcagCTCCCTCCCCGCCACCGGCCGGGCTGAGGAGACAGAAGATGACGCAGAGCCCAAAGCAGGTCCCCATCACCGAGCCATCCTGGCTAGGGAACGAGCTGGTGACACAGGGAAGAGAAATATACCCCACGAGCCAAAGGCAGAGCGCAGCAGCTCAGGTTTGGCAACCGGTACGAACCATTCCCTGGTCCCCGGCCACAGCCGGGACCTCCATGCCCAGATGTTGACAGCCCATGTCCTGACCCACAAgtatccccccccaaaaaagtgtaAAAACCCTTTGTCCTTCCACCCAAAGAGCAAGGGCTTGGTGTTACGGAGCAGAGGCACCTCTGCGGGGATGTCTCGAGGGAGGCTGAAGGTCACCCAGCACCATGCAGCCCTTTGTCCAGAGGCCAGCGAGGTTTcggggtggtgggtgctgccaAACCCTGAGGGGGTGTCCCCCCACAAGGTAGGGGTCACAGCAGAGGGTTGACTGAGCATCAAACACCCGATCCCAGCTGTTTTGGAAGCCTTCAACATCAACCCGAATTCACAGCCTCAGACCCAGCTCACTCGGACGACATCCCCCGTGCCCCGTGAATTAACGTGCTCCAATTAACACCTCTTCTCCCTCCGGCCCTGCGACCTGGAGAGGCAGCGGGTGCTCCGAGGAAGGAGGAACCGTGAAGGACGTGGCACCGTGAAGCATCCGCGGGGCTCAGAGGCCACTGCTGGGGACGTGGGCTCCCGGAGCGAGATGGCAAGGAGGCAGCAAGCCAGACGAAAAGCTCTGAGCATtgtccctctcctgccagggACGCAAAGGCTCCTGCCCGCTCCGGCTCTGAGCCAGCACCCTGGGGAAGGGGTTCGGTCCGGGAGGGTTTCACTGAAAGGCAAAGCAGCCGAGATCACGCTCCCGGGTTGGGGAATCTGCAGTCAGGCCAATGCCACGGCAAGCCAAGAAGGTCTGCTCCGGCTCCTGGcaaaaaaaagcttgcaaaagACACGGCGGTACCCGGCGAGCCTTGATCCAAGACCCCCGTTGCATAGAGAAAAGGTACTCCTACGCAGATTCAAGTGCGCGGCAGGACGGGCTCCTCCTGCGAGAAGAGTGCCCTGTAACTTCACTAACCAAACTCGAAGGTCCAGTTCTCCCCCCCAGCGTCGGAGCAGCTCCTTGTCACAGCATGTCTGCATCCTCCATGCTGAAGCTGCTCCGGCGACTGCTGGCCTTGGAGGCCTCCGGGGACATGGCCGAGAACAAGGGGTCGGAGGCCAGGGGCAGCATGGTGTCCTGCATCAACAtcaagtccagctccttcttggATAGGGATGGGAAGGAAGCACTGTGGCCGGGCTCCAGGCTGTCCGGGAAGCCCCGGGAGCCATCGTCGAAGCTCAGGCTGTGGGTAAAGTCCAGCTGGTGGTAGGGAGACTGGGGTGGTGGAGGCAGCGCCGGCTGCAGCTGCGATTCAGGGTCCGGGGGTGGCAGCAGCGGCTCCAGCGTCCCCTCGTCCCCGCTGGCTTCTTGCTTGACCACCTGCTGAGCCAGCTCGGCCACGTTGACGCCCGAGGGCGAGGAGGTGGGCAGCCCGTGGACGCGCGCCTGCATCTCCAGCTCCTGCCAACAGAGCACAGGAGGTCTTTCGGTGGGGACGTCGCGCGCGGGGACGCGGCACGTGGGCATTCACGGAGGTGGCAGGGACGGGGGGACCGAGAAGCTCACAGGGAAGGAGCCCGTGGAAGAGGTGAAGGATGGAAAATGGTGACCCATGCAAAGCTGAACAACACTCGCTGCGGTGACCTGAGCCTCAGACGTCTGGTTTGTCTGAAGACTTTGTTCCTGGTGACTTGACAGCCGTAAGAGGGAGGAGAGCCCCTGCCCGTCCCCTTGGCGGGGCAGGAGTGAGCTGCTcatggggctggaggagagcggagggagggaagagcacaGGGAAGCTCACCTGGATGCGGAGCAGCAGCTGCTTATTTGTCATCTCCAGACGCCGTGAGTGATTCTCCAGGTCTCGTGACCTCTGCAAGTCCTTCTGCATCCTCTTGATGTAGTCCACAGATGCCTTCAGGATTGTCCCTTTGTTCCAGCGCACGTCCCTGCGGTGCAGGATGGAAAAAGAGATTGCCACCTCCATCCCAGCAAGGTGTCCCCTCACCCCTGCTCCACCAAGAAGCCCCTCTGCAAGTATCGCCTGCCGCGGGGCCGAGGGTCGAGCAAGCCCACGAGACCCACAGTTATCCCAGCCCCGCAGAAACCACTGATACGTACAGGTCGTTGGCTTTGGGGATCAGCATCCCCAACTCTTTGATGCGGTCGTTGATGTTAAACCTTCGCCGTCTCTCGACTGCAGGGCGAGAAGAGAGGGATGGCAGTGAGGAGGTGTCAGGAGCAGGAGAGGCTCGATGTCCCACAGCCCCCACCGGCCACGCTGCTGCTCCCAGCTCGTGGGGCTGGGAGCCACTGTCGTGCCCCAACCAGACCCTCCGGAGTTGGGGGGCTCAGGATAAGAAACCTCTGGGGCTGACCCTTTGGCACCTTGCTCCCATCCATCGCCCCAGCAGGTCTGACCTTCCCTCAGTGCTAACGAGAAGGACAACAGGGTGTCTCCCGCACTGTGGACATTTTGCAGAGCCAGGAAAGAGGGAGCCAtggcagggggctgtgggggtgtTTTCTGAGGGTGAGGTGGGCTGGGAAGGGGAACCCAACTCAGAGGGAGGGGGAACGAGGATGAGGAGTGATGGGGAAAGGGCcgcaggggtgggagagggaaagccACGCCACTCACGGGCAGCCAGCACCGAACTCACTCAGGTTGTGATTGTCTTTCTTCTGGCGCTCTTTTGCCAGGGCTCGGCTCTCAGCGTCTGTAACCAAGACCCACAACGTCACCCGGAGGGGACAAGGCTGCATCTCGCCCCACGAGCATCCCGGGCTGGTGTCGGAGCAGCCCAGCACCCCCCAGAGCCGCCCTCCCCACCCACGGGGACAGGGCAGCCCCGGCCAGTTTTGGCACTCGCCGTCACCGCCGGCTCCCCgccagctctggggctggggacGTACCTGTCAGCTCTCTCTTCTGGGTGAGGTCGgcggggcaggagctgctggtgacACCTACGAGAGAGGCCGTCACCTGGGGGTCCCCGCTATAGACATTCATGTGACTGCTGGACATCGGCAGCTGAAAACCAGAGGGACAGGCGGGTTAGCTCCATCCGGGGCTGCGGGACTGGGGTTCAAGCCCGGCTGCTTGGCCTCTGGGATGCGAGTGCGTAGCCCAGGCAGGTGTAATTGTCTTCCTGGGCCCTTAAAACAGCTATAATCAGAGTAGCAAAGAAAACAGGACTTCAAAGGGCACAGCTGATCCCCTCCCACGGCCAACATCTAAAATAGGGCAGATGAATCACATCCGAGAAGGGCTCGGCAGGATGAATCCCACTGGGAGGCACATGCTGCCATACGGACCTGACCCGGGAGACGGCGCTGCTCCGAGGAAGTTTCTGGCTGGGAAACCTCTCCCAGCACTAACATCCCCCTGCGCTGCAGTGGACGCTTGGTCCCTCCCCGTgcccctctcctgtctctctggCTTTTTCTGAGGGTTCCCAACTATCATTaaagaggagaagcagctgaagaaCTGGCTCTCGCCGTTGCAAAAGGATGAtctccctgcctcccttcccGCAGCCCCAGGTCCCCAGGGACACCCGTCCCAGGGACGAGGCTGGGTTTGGCTGGCACCCGGGCATCGCTGCAGGGATGTGGGAGAAGGACAGGTCCCCTCTGTGCCACCTCCATCCCCAGCAAGCGTGGGGGTGCGGGACCCCCCAGGCCAccctccctcgctccctcccGCAGCCCGGGGTCTGGTCTTTTCCTAACGCGCATCAGAGACTTACCGTGTTGGGCATGTGGACTTCGGGGTTCATATAGCCCAAAACGTCATCCAGGCGCATGATGTCATCGATGACCTCATCGAACTGAAAGGGAAAGGCGTAAGGTGCCAATGGGCTTCTCTGCCCTTTCCAGCACCTTCGCCTCCCCCAGCAGCGTGGTGGCACCTCCTCACCTCCCGCTCGGGGTTGGAGCCGATGTTGAGCATGGCCATGGGGCTGTTGGGCGCGCTGTTGCCCGCCGAGGAGGACACGACGTGGCTGGGTCGGACGCCGGGGGACGCGGCGGGGGGTGGCTTGGGCGAGTGGCTGACGGGGCTGACGTGGGCAGCAAACTTGTTCCCGTAGGTTTCAGAGAGATAAGCCTGAACCTTCTTGTCCCGTGACTTCTGGAGGTGGTACGTGGTGGGGTTCTCCAGGTAGGACTGAACCTGCAAGGAGACAAACCGTCAGGGATCTCCCACATCACCTCGACCCCGGGGCAAGGGGGACACCCCCAGCACCGTACCTTGAGGACCTCTCCGGGCACAGGCGGTGGGGACTGGTAGTGGACGGGGGTGTTGATGGCCGGGGTGGAGGCCACCGGCATCCGCTGCTGCTGCATGTAGTTCATCATCATCTGCTGCTGCACGCGTTCCCTCTCGGCCTCCTGCTGCGCTTGCTGCTTCATCAGCTCCATCCGCAGGCCGATGCGGGACGCCATGGCGCACCGGGGGGGTGGGACGCGGGCGCCCGCTGAGCACGGAGGTGAGCCTGAGAGGAGGACACGGCACATCAGCAACAACCTCTTTTgcagcagggaaactgaggcacggggaggGAGCAGACATCCCGGAGCACCCGTACCGGCCAGCGACTAAGCCAGGACAATCGCCCCAACGCCAGACGGACGGGTCTGCCCTCCTGCCGCAGCTCCCCGTCATGCCACCGCTCTCCCTGGGGACAGCTGGGCCACCcctggtgggggggggacggggaaaGCAGGGAGCAGCCGGGACCCCGCACCCGGCGAGTGTGCACTCACGTACCGCCGGGTTCAGCTGGAGCGTGCTTTGAGCCACCAACTTCCAAAACACCGGAGCAAAGCAAGAAGGGCCAGGAAAAACCAGAACCGGGGAGCGGAgcgaaagggaaagagaaagcaagggaagagcaggaagaaaaggcCAGCGGGTGCCAGGAGCCAGAGGCAAGCTTTAACCCTCAGCCCGGCTGCCCCGAAACCTCAGCTCTGGCACGGGGCGAACAACGCGGCTTCTGTGCGGGGCCGGCACGCGAGCGCGGAGGCCGGGGGGGGAGGCGTGCGAGGCCCCCGCACCGCACAGACCAGCCCTTGTTCCCCCGTACAAAGGGGACGGCAGCTcgtggagggggggaagaggatgCCGGGGTGAAGGGAGCTGCCATACCCAGGGCTCTTCGGGACACGACGATGGGTCTCCACGGGGCTGGTTTCCCACACGGCGTTGGGATGGGGATGCGGGAGATGCCGGGCGGGATGGGGGTCTGGACCACAGCATCggcagggtgggagggaaagCGGAGCACGGGACCCAAAGCAACCGCTGCCAGGGGAACGGGCAGGAGCCAAACACCCGGGGTTTGCTCTGCGGCAGCGTAACCTGACAAATCCGGAGGGTTTTGCTATTTAAATACAATGCGTAATTGCAGACAAAGGGGCCACGGCGGACACAACACACCGGGGTTTCGGTGAGGCATCTGATACACAGTGCCACGCGATATCCTAAGGGGGAAATTAAATCAAGCCAGCATGGACAGAAATACGATTACATGGATCAAGAGCCAGCTATTGAACAGCAAGAGAAAGGTAATTAATTAGACATGGTGGCCCATCTGAAGGGGGATGGGAGAAGAAGAGCCTGGGACAGTTATCAATTGGAGCTTCGTTAAGACGGCTGTCGCAAACGGCCTTAGAGGAGGGCACAGGGGAATGTTTGAGACGAGCAACAGCAGAGCCCTGGAAAAGGACCCAGCGATGCCGGGCACAGCCCGCAGCGGATAAAACAAGGCTGAGGGGGGATAAACCACAGCGGATGCACACGGGAGATGTAATAACTCCAAATATTAAGGGCAGGGCGAGAAGAAAAGCCTCCAAGAGCCACGAGGAGACGGGATGAGCCATCGCAGCGTGGAGGGACCGATCGTGCTTTGCAAACCCAGCTCACGCCGCACAGCCGGGGCAcggccagggcagggagggcgaGAGGCGCAGGGGCCACGCGAGATGGCcattttcgggggggggggggttccagAACTGGGGAGAGCAGGAAAGGGATTTCAAGCCGTGCATGGGAAACTTTGCGGTCAGCCCCCGTGTTTGCAAGCAAGCAGCTACCCGTGGCCCTACAAAGCACCGTGAGCAGCA
The Harpia harpyja isolate bHarHar1 chromosome 19, bHarHar1 primary haplotype, whole genome shotgun sequence DNA segment above includes these coding regions:
- the TFEB gene encoding transcription factor EB; its protein translation is MASRIGLRMELMKQQAQQEAERERVQQQMMMNYMQQQRMPVASTPAINTPVHYQSPPPVPGEVLKVQSYLENPTTYHLQKSRDKKVQAYLSETYGNKFAAHVSPVSHSPKPPPAASPGVRPSHVVSSSAGNSAPNSPMAMLNIGSNPEREFDEVIDDIMRLDDVLGYMNPEVHMPNTLPMSSSHMNVYSGDPQVTASLVGVTSSSCPADLTQKRELTDAESRALAKERQKKDNHNLIERRRRFNINDRIKELGMLIPKANDLDVRWNKGTILKASVDYIKRMQKDLQRSRDLENHSRRLEMTNKQLLLRIQELEMQARVHGLPTSSPSGVNVAELAQQVVKQEASGDEGTLEPLLPPPDPESQLQPALPPPPQSPYHQLDFTHSLSFDDGSRGFPDSLEPGHSASFPSLSKKELDLMLMQDTMLPLASDPLFSAMSPEASKASSRRSSFSMEDADML